The following DNA comes from Solea solea chromosome 6, fSolSol10.1, whole genome shotgun sequence.
attttgacaaaatgtcatagttaagtatgtcgtccaaaaagtcaccaaaatgtcatacttaagtaagccgtccaaaatttgacaaaaaagtcatagtatatagtttgttgtccaaaatttgacaaaaaagtcatagtatagtatgttgtccaaaatttgacaaaaaagtcatagtatagtatgtggtccaaaatttgagaaaaaagtcatagtatagtatgtcgtccaaaatttgacaaaaaagtcatagtatagtatgttgtccaaaataaggcAAGTGCAATGCCTTACCTCACAATGTACCATGGAGCTCCAGTGGAGTGAAGTTAGGACAACTACGACTTGAACTTCGCCCGGGTTTTTCTTCCGCacttaagtcttttttttttttttttattcaagaatAGGAACATACAGACATTTAGCCATAAGGATATACAGAAATTAGTATATACAGATTAATACAAAGTGCATGTCAGTAATACACGAAACAAGTAATACAAATGTTAGGGAAGGATTTAAAGAATCGTGCTTTATGAATATTGTCTTCCGTACTAAAGTCAGTGCAGGGAGAGGATGGAGAAGATGCCCCAAAAGCCATGCCCACTGTTAAAGGATACGTACGTTAATAGTGGCAACCGggccaaaaataaatcaaatttaagattttaatttaCCCTGAGCTTATGACTGTCAGAATTAAATTGTACATTTCTCAAACTGGAATTATGGAAATCAAATAACATCTGTGATCGCGAAGGAATGTCTCTTTTTAAAATATGCACATGTTGTAATCAAAACTCTCTGAAGCTAAATAGCACAAAGACTGAGGAGTTGTGCTATGGGAGCAGAGAGAAACTAGATCTTGTTTGGCTCTGTTCACCATACAAAAGCACAACAAAGTGCCTCCACCTGCTGTGGAAACTGAGGACTTTCAATGTCAGCAGACACATTTTTTATGACTGTCAAAATTAAATTGTACATTCCTCAAACTGGAATTATGGAaatcaaataacatttttaaaatattcagaTGTATTCAAAACTCTCCATAGCTAATTAGCACAAAGACCTAGGAGTTGTGCTATGGGAGCAGAGAGAAacttttttgaaataataatatatttcatTGTATCGTCAAATTTGCTGAGTAAGTGAGTTTCTCAGTGGTGGCCTGGTCTTAATAAGAGCTGTTTGAAATATCTAAatgcaaaggaaaacaaaatataaaatatataaatataataaaaaaatatataattatagaaACGACACCCCACAATTCCTTGcggcacaaaacatttaaagtgatgCAACTgccacacacaagcaaacaagaAGAGTGACAAAGGGAATGGTTGTGTTTTATGTACAATattactgtttttgttattattattatcatcattattatttatatagagctttataaacacaaaattgCAGTGCAAAAAGTAGTTAATCCTTCCCTTATAAAGCATATTCTGCCCCATGTCATAATAATATTATGCTTGTATATTGTGGACTTTTAGCCATAAAGGTGTAATCTTCTCCTCTAACAGCAGAGGGCGCCCTCAGCCCAGTTAAGATCCACTGCTTACTGTTGTTGACCTTCAAACACTTTGAGATACAGTATTTCCACAACCTTTTTTTGACCAGATCAGTTTTCAGAActgaagcttttatttttgcataatcTCTGATTAATTAGACAAAAACAGTGAAccttggcactatacaaataaaattgaattgtaATTCAATAAAAACCTTAGTGAGAGTAAAGTGTAAAGTGCTTAAGTAACAGTAATAAATCCACTGGTTACACTAGTTTTTCAGCTATGATAAttcaaaaggagaagaaaaaggatCACCTCGTCCTCTTGATACATCCTCTACACACACGTGACTATTGCTGTGCGTTTCACTTCTGACAGACAATGACTTCAGACAGACTGTTTGATGTAAACACCACAAAATAgtagaataaaacatttccgAATTTCCTTGCACGTGTTTGGTCTCAGTCTgagtcgctgctgctgctgctgctggaggactgtggagaaaagggaaaaatcaCATGTTTCACTTCACTCAAAATGCAtttaacaaatgtaaaatatgcaaTACAATTTCTGACAATAGGCGAACTGGTCATTTGCATGAGTGGTAGTGTATTCAGTGATATGAAGCAGATCCATTACATTTATAATGTGGTGTTTGCTCAGGTAAGATGTGTTATTAATATGAAGTAACCTGCCATTCACTTATATTATACTGACATTACGCCATCACACACTACAATATATTGTACTATATAACGTCAAGCATCAAAGTATGGTCATAGAAGAGCATCACAGCTGACTGTACTTGTCttcataataatgaataatgatcataaaaggttatttttaaagctttaaacaCAATCTCACCTTGCAGTAGTGGAGCCCATGCTTGTTCCACTTATGtgccttcttcatcttcttcctcatctttTTGTTAGCTTTGTGTGAAGCCACTCCCATTACCATTGCTGTCAATCCTCCAGTTAACCCTCCAGGCATGGGATTCATCCCTCCATGATAGTAACCTTTGTGGTGACCTTTGTGGTGACCATACTTTGGATAGTGCTGATACGGACCAGGGTGACGTGAGTGTGGGTATCCAAATGGGTGAACACCTGCAGGGGGGACAACTGGGTATCCACCTGGAGCCATAGGATAAGGATGAGGTTGTGGAGCTCGATAAGGCGTCACACATGGAGGTGCATGTGGAACCAGAGCTGGGCTCATCGCTGCTGGGTAGTGGCCAGGTGGGTACGCTGGATTCGAAGGTTGAGGATAAAATGCTGGGGAAGGTCGAGGATATGCAGGATAAGTAGGATATGCAGGGTTGTACCCAGGAGGGTAAGCCGGGTTTGATGGGCCCAGTGGAGGGGgaggtcctgatacacataaaagcacacatacacaccttgaaatgtgttttacaaaaacatcatattgGAATGTGCTGATTATGTAAGATATCCTACCTTGATTTGGCCACATGGATATGATTTTTAGGCCTGATATGTCAAATACTTCAGGAAACCTgggaaaaaattaattaattgaatgtaaaaatggatttagatttatattaactGTCTATCATATAATTTAGCATGTGGGTTTTGATTCAGTCTAAATCTAGTCACTTTCCAGTTCTATGCTGCTTGTCTGAGATTGTAACTTCTGTGTTTGTATTATGATATTGTATTATACGACAACTAGTTGTTATACATCTATGTCAGAcatgggcagcagcagcagtaatgtcATGTTTCTAACCACGAGCAGAAATCTAAATATTCTTATATAATATCAGTCCTTTCAAGGTCTGATTTGGTGACAAATAAGTAGAGAAACACATGTAACATGCGACACAATGTGTAGTTGtacagcatttttctttttaaaatgtaaaaattgcaTATAAACATGGGTTTAATGTTCATATTTCTTTACTATGTTTAATTTGTAGCTTCATTGATGTTAGTGTGGCCCTGAAAAATGTTGCCACTCCTTATCTATAAATCGCTATGAATGATAAGTCAACACGCTTAATTAACATTGACATATTTCTGTCGGCTAATATTAATTACGCCTCGCATCAAAAAAATGATCGATTAATAATCTCTTCATTCAATCGATAGAGCAACTGTATCAATGCAGAAGTCAAGAAACTAAGTTTAGAATCATATTTAGGCTAATTGCTAAAGTAATTCCCAGACAAATCGTAAAACATTGCGTTTAAACTTAAGTCAACAACCATCTGTATAGTAACACTTTTACAGACAGActtacaaacaataaaacacgttattaaattaaattcgtAGTTTCAGTCTTACCTTAAACTCGGGTTTGGTCAAGTTTCCTCGCTCAGTAACAAACAGTAACAAACAGTAACAGTATAACTCCGTAATAATTCCGTGTTTCCGCATTGTATCCATTTATCTGCAGTGAGAAGGGAAGCCACGCCCATTCTTACGTACGAAATGGCACCTTCATTGTTTCCTGTAGTCAACACACCTGACTTCAACTATTGTCAACACATGACGAGTCATCAACAACTCCACTGTTACACATTTCCATGACCTCATGggttaacacaaacacaactaacAATAATTTTTcatcattgattaatctgtcgattatatTCTAGATTAATAAATGCGTTGCTTCGTCCATAAAATTTCAGGATATGTGGAAAAATATTCTCAAACGTctggtttgtccacaaaccaaagttatACA
Coding sequences within:
- the LOC131460964 gene encoding proline-rich protein 13-like is translated as MWPNQGPPPPLGPSNPAYPPGYNPAYPTYPAYPRPSPAFYPQPSNPAYPPGHYPAAMSPALVPHAPPCVTPYRAPQPHPYPMAPGGYPVVPPAGVHPFGYPHSRHPGPYQHYPKYGHHKGHHKGYYHGGMNPMPGGLTGGLTAMVMGVASHKANKKMRKKMKKAHKWNKHGLHYCKSSSSSSSSDSD